One Halobaculum sp. CBA1158 DNA segment encodes these proteins:
- the alaS gene encoding alanine--tRNA ligase: MSDLTAEYRLEYFEEEGFSRKECSSCGDHFWTRDDERELCGEPPCEDYSFIGDPGFDEPYTLSEMREAFLSYFEEHDHERIEPYPVAANRWRDDVLLTQASIYDFQPLVTSGQTPPPANPLTVSQPCIRMQDIDNVGKTGRHTMAFEMMAHHAFNAREEVGDEYAYSGEVYWKDETVRLCDGLFEEMGANLDEITYIEDPWVGGGNAGPAIEVIYKGAELATLVFMSMEQDPDGEYELKDGNTYSKMDTYIVDTGYGLERWTWMSQGTPTVYEAVYPETIEFLKDNAGIDLSEEEAELVRRASTLAGHLDIDEAEDVEAARDNIADKLGVDTEELTDLLEPLEDIYAIADHCRTLAYMFGDEIVPSNVGTGYLARMVLRRTKRLVDEVGVDAPLDELVDMQAERLGYENRDTIRDIVRTEVEKYRETLERGGRKVEALADEYAGTGEAIPVDELIELYDSHGIQPDMVEEIAEERGATVEVPDDFYGLVASRHDSAGAFDHEESADERLADLPATDRLYYDDQERTEFEAVVLDVLEREGGYDVVLDQTMFYPEGGGQPADRGTLSTDDATVEVEDVQIRDDVVLHRTDADPGKGEFVTGQVDGERRRRLMRHHTATHIVGYAARQVLGEHVRQAGAQKGITSSRLDVTHYERVTREDVKSIERVANDLVRRNLSVTQEWPDRHEAESEHGFDLYQGGIPPGEQIRLVSVGDDVQACGGTHVSRTGDIGAIKLLKAEPVQDGVERLVFAAGEAALDATHRTEDALYDAADVLSVDPQEVPETAERFFTEWKERGKTIDRLKEELAELRADAGGEEVAVGDAVAVVQRTDADSDELRATANAHVEDGRIAVLGSGAGGAATFVVGVPDGVGVNAGEVVGELAGRVGGGGGGPPDFAQGGGPDVDALDDALDSAAEILRRKLEA, from the coding sequence ATGAGCGACCTTACTGCGGAGTACCGCCTCGAGTACTTCGAGGAGGAGGGGTTCTCCCGGAAGGAGTGCTCCTCGTGCGGGGACCACTTCTGGACCCGCGACGACGAGCGAGAGCTGTGCGGGGAGCCGCCCTGCGAGGACTACTCGTTCATCGGCGACCCCGGATTCGACGAGCCGTACACGCTCTCGGAGATGCGCGAGGCGTTCCTCTCGTACTTCGAGGAACACGACCACGAACGCATCGAGCCGTACCCGGTCGCCGCGAACCGCTGGCGCGACGACGTGCTGCTCACGCAGGCGTCGATCTACGACTTCCAGCCGCTGGTCACCTCCGGACAGACCCCGCCGCCGGCGAACCCGCTGACCGTGAGCCAGCCGTGCATCCGGATGCAGGACATCGACAACGTGGGCAAGACGGGCCGTCACACGATGGCCTTCGAGATGATGGCCCACCACGCGTTCAACGCCCGCGAGGAGGTCGGCGACGAGTACGCATACTCCGGGGAGGTGTACTGGAAAGACGAGACCGTCCGCCTCTGTGACGGCCTGTTCGAGGAGATGGGCGCGAACCTGGATGAGATCACCTACATCGAGGACCCGTGGGTCGGCGGCGGCAACGCCGGCCCCGCCATCGAGGTCATCTACAAGGGTGCCGAGCTGGCGACGCTCGTGTTCATGTCGATGGAACAGGACCCCGACGGCGAGTACGAACTGAAGGACGGCAACACGTACTCGAAGATGGACACGTACATCGTCGACACCGGCTACGGGCTGGAGCGGTGGACCTGGATGAGCCAGGGCACCCCGACGGTGTACGAGGCGGTGTACCCCGAGACGATCGAGTTCCTGAAGGACAACGCCGGGATCGACCTCTCCGAGGAGGAGGCGGAGTTGGTCCGGCGGGCCTCCACGCTGGCGGGCCATCTCGACATCGACGAGGCCGAGGACGTCGAGGCCGCCCGCGACAACATCGCCGACAAGCTCGGGGTCGACACGGAGGAGCTGACCGACCTGCTCGAACCGCTCGAGGACATCTACGCCATCGCCGACCACTGCCGGACGCTCGCGTACATGTTCGGCGACGAGATCGTCCCCTCGAACGTCGGGACGGGCTACCTCGCGCGCATGGTCCTCCGGCGGACGAAGCGGCTCGTCGACGAGGTCGGCGTCGACGCCCCGCTCGACGAACTCGTCGACATGCAGGCCGAACGCCTCGGCTACGAGAACCGCGACACGATCCGCGACATCGTGCGCACGGAGGTCGAGAAGTACCGCGAGACGCTCGAGCGCGGCGGCCGCAAGGTCGAGGCGCTGGCCGACGAGTACGCCGGCACCGGCGAGGCGATCCCGGTGGACGAGCTGATCGAGCTGTACGACTCCCACGGCATCCAGCCGGACATGGTCGAGGAGATCGCCGAGGAGCGCGGCGCGACCGTCGAGGTGCCCGACGACTTCTACGGGCTGGTCGCCTCCCGCCACGACTCCGCGGGGGCGTTCGATCACGAGGAGTCCGCCGACGAGCGGCTCGCCGACCTGCCGGCGACCGACCGGCTCTACTACGACGACCAGGAGCGCACGGAGTTCGAGGCGGTCGTCCTCGACGTGCTCGAGCGCGAGGGCGGCTACGACGTGGTGCTCGACCAGACGATGTTCTACCCCGAAGGCGGCGGCCAGCCCGCCGACCGCGGCACGCTCTCGACCGACGACGCCACCGTCGAGGTCGAGGACGTGCAGATCCGCGACGACGTGGTGCTTCACCGGACCGACGCCGACCCCGGGAAAGGCGAGTTCGTCACCGGCCAGGTCGACGGCGAACGTCGCCGGCGGCTGATGCGCCACCACACCGCGACCCACATCGTCGGCTACGCCGCCCGGCAGGTGCTCGGTGAGCACGTCCGGCAGGCGGGCGCACAGAAGGGGATCACCTCCTCGCGCCTCGACGTGACCCACTACGAGCGCGTGACGCGCGAGGACGTGAAGTCGATCGAGCGGGTCGCGAACGACCTCGTGCGCCGGAACCTCTCGGTGACCCAAGAGTGGCCCGACCGCCACGAGGCCGAGTCCGAGCACGGCTTCGACCTCTATCAGGGCGGCATCCCGCCGGGCGAGCAGATCCGCCTCGTCAGCGTCGGCGACGACGTGCAGGCGTGCGGCGGCACCCACGTCTCCCGCACCGGCGACATCGGCGCGATCAAGCTCCTGAAGGCCGAGCCGGTACAGGACGGCGTCGAGCGGCTCGTGTTCGCCGCCGGCGAGGCCGCCCTCGACGCCACCCACCGCACGGAGGACGCGCTGTACGACGCCGCCGACGTGCTGTCGGTCGACCCGCAGGAGGTGCCCGAGACGGCCGAGCGCTTCTTCACCGAGTGGAAGGAGCGCGGCAAGACGATCGACCGGCTGAAAGAGGAGCTAGCGGAGCTTCGCGCCGACGCCGGCGGCGAGGAGGTCGCGGTCGGCGACGCCGTCGCGGTCGTCCAGCGGACGGACGCCGACAGCGACGAACTCCGGGCGACGGCCAACGCCCACGTCGAGGACGGCCGAATCGCCGTGCTCGGGTCGGGCGCGGGCGGCGCGGCCACCTTCGTCGTCGGCGTCCCCGACGGCGTCGGCGTCAACGCCGGCGAGGTCGTCGGCGAACTCGCGGGCCGCGTCGGCGGCGGCGGCGGCGGCCCGCCGGACTTCGCGCAGGGCGGCGGTCCCGACGTGGACGCGCTCGACGACGCGCTCGACTCGGCCGCGGAGATCCTCCGTCGGAAGCTGGAGGCCTGA